The Haloplanus natans DSM 17983 DNA segment GGGGTCGATGGCGGCGGTGACGTGGCCGTCCTCGTCCGTCTCGAAGTGGTCGACGCCGCTCCCGAAGACGGGTTCGACGCCGCGTTCGCGCATCGCCTCGTGGAGGATCTCCGCGCCCTCCGTCGAGAGGGCGTAGCGCCACCAGCAGTCCCCGCGCATCAGATAGTGGGCCTCGACGTCCTGTTCGCCACAGATGGCCGCGAGGTCGATCCCCAGCAGCCCCGCGCCGACGACGATGCCCGTCTCCGCCGCCTCCGCGTGTTCCCGGATCGACCGGGCGTCCTGAAACGTCCAGAAATGGTGGATACCCTCGGCATCGCTGTTCTCGACCGGCAACTGCGTCGGCGTCCCGCCCGTCGCGACGAGGAGCTTGTCGTACTCGATCACCTCGTCCTCGTGGGTTCGGAGGCGGTGGCCGTCGGGGTCGACGTTCGTTACCAGCGTGTCGAGTCGCAGGTCGATGTCACGGTCCTCGTACCACGAGGGCTCGTGGATGGAAATCGGCATCTCCGGGAGCTTGCCCTTCGCGAACTCCTTGATGAGAATGCGATTGTAGAGGGCTTCCCCCTCGTCGGTGATGACGGTGATCTCGGCGTCCGGCGACTCCTCGCGTAGCGTCTCGGCCGCCGAGCTCCCCGCGATTCCATCACCGATGATCACATACGACTGACTCATACCCCGACGTTTGGGGGTACGGGTTAATGTCGGTTGCTATCCGCGAAATTCGCCTCGATCCCGGACGGGACGCCCGTCGTGCCACCGTTGGGTTGAAGGCCGGACGAACCTAACGACGCCCGATGAAACTCCGTCAGAACGTCCGCCACTTCGCCGCGAAGCAGGCGCTGACCATGCCCGTCGTCGGCGAGAAGGTCCGCGAAAAACTCGTCGATCTTCACGTCGACGTCTTCGGATCGAAGGCCACCGAGGGTCGCCGCGCGGAACGTGAACCCCGACTGGAGTCTTTCTTCGACTATACCTTCGACACGTACGTCGACGCCTTGGACGAGGGCTTCTCGGAGGCGAATGCCCGCGAAATCACCCACATCCAAGCCAACTTCGAGTTCTACAACCACGGCTGGACCGAGATGATGGAGTTCCCGGCCGACGAACTTCAGGATCATTACGACCGCTACGCCGACTTCTTCGAACGCCACGGCATCACCATCGCCGACCCCCTCGGCGAGTACGGCGGCGACCTGCCCGACGCGCCGTCGACCCCCGAACGCATCGAAAATCCCGTCCATCCCCACGCCGAGGGCGGCTTCGCCGACGACGTGTACGTCGAGGACGGCGAGGGCAACCTCGTCGTTGGCGGACAGGAAGAACCCGATGATGTGGACGTCTCCGTCGCCCCCGGCGCGGACGACGAGGAGGAAACGGCCTAGTCCTCGGCGATCCGGTCCGCACACGCAAAGCCCGCGACGATTCCGCCGTTCAGGCTCCGTTCGGGGTACTGCGCCCGACTCGCCATCCCCGCGTAGTAGACGCCGTTACCCACGTCTTCCCGCAGGTCGTACGGCACCACCATATCCAGATACCCTCGCTCGT contains these protein-coding regions:
- a CDS encoding NAD(P)/FAD-dependent oxidoreductase translates to MSQSYVIIGDGIAGSSAAETLREESPDAEITVITDEGEALYNRILIKEFAKGKLPEMPISIHEPSWYEDRDIDLRLDTLVTNVDPDGHRLRTHEDEVIEYDKLLVATGGTPTQLPVENSDAEGIHHFWTFQDARSIREHAEAAETGIVVGAGLLGIDLAAICGEQDVEAHYLMRGDCWWRYALSTEGAEILHEAMRERGVEPVFGSGVDHFETDEDGHVTAAIDPNGDRYEGDFVGIAIGLDFNTEILQGTGVDHDGGILVDEYMRTNVDDIYAAGDITRYHDTILGERAQNGSWDSAKSQGTIAAKNMLDPGSEPFRFVSSYSITHFDFPFLSFGHPTIGDDECERKYSETEWRRLAFKDGKIVGGVLIGDLSPQSAYKKLMREERVVADQKDVLLEKSVDIDELAPAQEQ
- a CDS encoding DUF6149 family protein, giving the protein MKLRQNVRHFAAKQALTMPVVGEKVREKLVDLHVDVFGSKATEGRRAEREPRLESFFDYTFDTYVDALDEGFSEANAREITHIQANFEFYNHGWTEMMEFPADELQDHYDRYADFFERHGITIADPLGEYGGDLPDAPSTPERIENPVHPHAEGGFADDVYVEDGEGNLVVGGQEEPDDVDVSVAPGADDEEETA